The Methanobacterium sp. BAmetb5 genome includes a region encoding these proteins:
- a CDS encoding PadR family transcriptional regulator, which translates to MTLNRKFFLGFIRIHILHQASQGEIYGVQMIKELKNHGYQVSPGTMYPILHALEREGFLKSRRENVKGKIRKYYKITGKGQKILTESRQKVGELTREFMV; encoded by the coding sequence TTGACCTTAAATCGAAAGTTCTTCCTGGGCTTTATACGGATCCACATACTCCACCAGGCAAGCCAGGGCGAGATTTATGGGGTGCAGATGATAAAGGAGCTCAAGAACCATGGGTACCAGGTCAGTCCTGGGACCATGTACCCCATCCTCCACGCACTGGAAAGGGAAGGTTTCCTGAAAAGCAGAAGGGAAAATGTTAAGGGGAAAATCCGGAAGTACTATAAAATAACTGGTAAGGGCCAGAAGATTCTAACAGAATCACGCCAGAAAGTAGGTGAACTTACCCGTGAATTCATGGTTTAA
- the xerA gene encoding site-specific tyrosine recombinase/integron integrase: MNHYSNGNWKSSQGDPTDTQRLMGITPGYPQNKNFLEAFDLQEMEEDYLFELEIRNYSRNTIKTYRSIINNFYKFLKDEEELYDERQVLRSFKRYIRHLKREKNVSQNYIYLVTVVVKKFFEFGGIHILEEVKTPKRTKSLPKSLNEDEVQSLIHAPEIHNPVDSSPTSESLRLRNKLLLALLYSSGLRVSELVTIQTNHLDLEERTIRIRGKGEKDRIVLFDDDTKVLIEDFLEKRTCESEYLFVNRSGNHLTPRYVQMMIKDYARVAGIKKKVTPHILRHSFATHLLKNGVDIRAIQQLLGHSNLSTTQIYTSVDMETLKNVYDRAKLR; the protein is encoded by the coding sequence ATGAACCATTATTCCAACGGAAACTGGAAATCATCACAGGGGGATCCCACTGACACCCAGAGATTAATGGGAATCACTCCTGGTTACCCTCAGAATAAGAATTTTCTGGAAGCATTCGACCTCCAGGAAATGGAAGAAGACTACCTGTTCGAACTGGAAATAAGAAACTATTCACGTAATACTATCAAAACGTACAGGTCAATCATCAACAATTTCTATAAGTTCTTAAAGGATGAAGAAGAATTGTATGATGAAAGACAGGTTTTAAGAAGTTTCAAACGGTACATACGCCACCTGAAACGTGAGAAAAACGTTTCGCAAAATTACATCTACCTGGTCACGGTGGTGGTTAAAAAATTCTTCGAATTCGGAGGAATCCACATACTGGAAGAGGTTAAAACGCCTAAAAGGACTAAATCTCTCCCAAAATCTCTTAATGAAGATGAAGTTCAGAGCCTTATCCATGCACCGGAAATCCATAATCCAGTAGATTCTTCACCTACATCTGAATCTTTAAGACTTAGAAACAAGCTATTATTGGCATTATTATACTCATCTGGTTTGCGTGTATCCGAACTGGTCACCATCCAAACCAACCACCTTGATCTGGAAGAGAGGACCATCCGGATCAGGGGGAAAGGGGAAAAAGATAGGATAGTTCTTTTTGATGATGACACTAAGGTTTTGATAGAGGATTTCCTGGAAAAAAGGACCTGTGAAAGTGAATATCTTTTTGTTAACCGTTCCGGGAACCATCTGACACCCCGCTACGTTCAGATGATGATCAAGGATTACGCACGGGTGGCCGGCATTAAAAAGAAAGTAACTCCCCACATATTAAGGCATTCATTTGCTACCCACCTGTTAAAGAATGGTGTGGATATTCGTGCCATACAACAACTTTTAGGACACTCTAACCTATCTACTACTCAGATTTACACCAGTGTGGATATGGAGACACTTAAAAACGTATATGACCGTGCTAAATTGCGTTAA
- a CDS encoding ATP-binding protein — protein sequence MYINMKKEFLGDIQSTADIQIPKDPLERVIGHDDVINFVKIAAKQHRNLLLVGPPGIGKSLIAQAISFHLPKPQEELTVVHNPERPERPFLEIKSRKEIESELRDLQKAEGDLVTPQEVPEVVAERLGFRCPNCETYTSAYQTICPHCGADKYSQLNVRRKHLGDLLGMFEMDNGPVDMPPERVTTTRMNQGREEVVIYERADGDKIKILDQHALEKRREMVEEKPKNVIVPLKRKSFIQATGASETELLGDVRHDPYGGHPDLGTQPYERVVPGAVHEAHEGVLFIDEIVHIAPLQRYILSAMQDKVFPIVGRNPQSAGSSVKVEDVPCDFIFVAACNIRDIQYILPPLRSRIQGEGYEILMRTTMPDTDENRAKMAQFVAQEIEIDGKIPHATRNAVEIIIEEARKRARVIDDQKDSLTLRLRDLGGLVRMAGDMAVMDKSKLIEDRHIKFAVKNAVSIEDQILERYQSLEQAMDRDLSSSQKMYSTRKGTPNDHVDRSYL from the coding sequence ATGTATATCAACATGAAAAAGGAATTTTTAGGAGATATCCAGAGCACTGCCGATATTCAAATACCTAAAGATCCCCTGGAAAGAGTAATTGGCCATGATGATGTTATAAATTTTGTTAAAATAGCCGCCAAACAACACCGAAACCTCCTACTGGTTGGCCCCCCGGGTATTGGAAAATCACTCATAGCCCAGGCTATTTCCTTCCATTTACCCAAACCACAGGAAGAATTAACCGTAGTCCATAATCCAGAAAGGCCAGAAAGACCATTCCTGGAAATAAAAAGTAGAAAAGAAATAGAAAGTGAGCTGAGGGATTTACAAAAGGCAGAGGGGGACCTGGTAACTCCCCAGGAGGTCCCGGAGGTGGTGGCCGAAAGGTTGGGATTCCGCTGCCCCAACTGTGAAACTTACACCAGTGCCTACCAAACCATATGTCCTCACTGTGGAGCAGACAAATACTCCCAACTGAATGTCCGCAGAAAACATTTAGGTGATCTATTGGGTATGTTTGAAATGGACAACGGACCAGTGGACATGCCCCCCGAGAGGGTTACCACCACCCGCATGAACCAGGGTCGGGAGGAAGTGGTGATCTATGAACGGGCCGATGGAGATAAAATTAAAATACTGGACCAGCATGCCCTGGAAAAAAGAAGGGAAATGGTGGAAGAAAAACCCAAAAACGTCATTGTGCCCCTGAAACGAAAAAGTTTCATACAAGCCACTGGAGCCAGTGAAACCGAGTTACTGGGTGATGTCCGTCACGATCCCTATGGAGGACATCCTGATCTGGGAACACAACCCTACGAAAGAGTGGTACCGGGGGCAGTTCATGAAGCCCACGAAGGAGTGCTGTTCATTGATGAAATCGTCCACATAGCACCCCTACAACGCTACATCTTAAGTGCCATGCAGGACAAGGTCTTTCCCATAGTGGGCCGAAACCCCCAGAGTGCCGGGAGTTCAGTGAAGGTGGAGGATGTGCCCTGTGACTTTATATTCGTGGCTGCCTGTAACATCCGGGACATCCAATACATACTACCCCCACTGCGTTCCCGTATCCAGGGAGAAGGATACGAAATACTGATGCGAACCACCATGCCGGACACCGATGAAAACCGGGCCAAGATGGCCCAATTCGTGGCTCAGGAAATAGAAATTGATGGTAAAATACCCCATGCCACCCGGAATGCAGTGGAAATAATCATAGAAGAAGCTAGAAAAAGAGCACGTGTAATCGATGATCAGAAAGATTCCCTAACATTGAGACTCAGAGATCTGGGAGGGCTGGTAAGAATGGCCGGTGATATGGCAGTCATGGATAAAAGTAAACTGATTGAAGACCGTCATATAAAATTCGCTGTTAAAAATGCGGTTTCTATAGAGGACCAGATTCTGGAACGTTACCAATCCCTGGAACAGGCCATGGACCGGGATCTATCCAGTTCACAGAAGATGTATTCTACCAGAAAAGGCACACCCAACGACCACGTGGACCGAAGCTACCTTTAA
- the dnaG gene encoding DNA primase DnaG produces the protein MGAKEEISTTKYLIHAQINANGIVEKPDVVGAIFGQTEGLLSNDLDLRELQKTGRIGRIKVNINSKAGRSKGEIVIPSSLDRVETAILAASLETINRVGPCEAYIQVNKVEDVRAVKRRKVVDRAKELYKGMMEEVTPESLKMIEEVKEAMRIHEITDFGHDRLPAGPNVASSDAILVVEGRADVLNLLRYGVKNAIAVEGVSVPKTVAELTKKKTVTAFLDGDRGGDLILKELLQVGELDYVTRAPRGKEVEDLTKDEVMVALRDKIPVEQIYHDMGIKVDKPEKKQADKTPDKIRVLKGILKDVEGSGKAEILDDALNILKEVKVESLYDEIKSLQNSGAYAVVFDGVVSQRLIDIAKEKGLKQLVAVRMSEVVKKPSHLKIITR, from the coding sequence ATGGGAGCAAAGGAAGAAATCAGTACAACTAAATATCTTATTCACGCTCAAATAAATGCTAACGGAATTGTAGAAAAACCGGATGTGGTTGGTGCAATATTCGGCCAAACTGAAGGACTTTTAAGTAATGATTTAGATTTAAGGGAGCTACAAAAAACCGGGAGAATCGGCCGGATTAAAGTAAACATCAACTCCAAGGCCGGAAGATCCAAGGGAGAAATTGTAATCCCTTCCAGCCTGGACCGGGTGGAAACTGCCATTCTGGCGGCGTCACTGGAAACTATAAACCGGGTAGGGCCCTGCGAAGCCTATATCCAGGTTAACAAAGTGGAAGATGTCCGGGCAGTTAAAAGAAGGAAAGTAGTGGACCGTGCCAAAGAACTCTACAAGGGAATGATGGAAGAAGTCACCCCGGAAAGCCTCAAAATGATTGAAGAGGTTAAAGAGGCCATGCGCATCCATGAAATCACTGATTTTGGCCATGATCGGCTACCAGCCGGTCCCAACGTAGCATCCTCCGATGCTATTTTAGTGGTGGAAGGACGGGCCGATGTTCTGAATCTACTACGCTACGGTGTAAAAAATGCCATAGCAGTGGAGGGAGTCAGCGTACCCAAAACTGTGGCTGAACTCACCAAGAAAAAAACCGTAACCGCATTCTTAGACGGCGACAGGGGCGGTGACCTTATCCTTAAGGAACTCCTCCAGGTAGGGGAACTGGACTACGTGACCCGAGCCCCACGAGGTAAAGAAGTAGAAGACCTCACCAAAGATGAAGTGATGGTGGCCCTCCGGGACAAAATACCCGTGGAACAGATCTACCACGACATGGGAATAAAGGTAGATAAACCCGAAAAGAAACAGGCCGACAAGACCCCCGATAAAATACGAGTACTGAAGGGAATACTCAAGGATGTGGAAGGATCAGGTAAAGCCGAAATCCTGGACGACGCCCTGAACATCCTCAAGGAAGTGAAGGTAGAATCTCTCTATGATGAAATAAAGAGCCTCCAGAATTCTGGTGCCTACGCTGTGGTATTCGATGGAGTGGTTAGTCAGAGACTCATTGACATTGCCAAAGAAAAGGGATTAAAACAGCTGGTGGCGGTGCGCATGAGTGAAGTGGTGAAAAAACCAAGCCACCTGAAAATCATCACCCGGTAA
- a CDS encoding toprim domain-containing protein: MSFIKLSNLIEELKICGEQGIPVLIEGQKDERALRELGVNGNFIKVSGSGLKLFEIAEIAAQSSSRVVILTDFDRKGNQLAKRLSEDIQSLGSHPDLRFRNTLMGITRRFIKDIESLPRHLEQLELEENPSGGQWYYYH, encoded by the coding sequence ATGAGTTTTATAAAGTTGTCCAATTTAATCGAAGAGCTTAAAATCTGCGGGGAACAGGGAATTCCAGTTCTTATTGAAGGTCAAAAGGATGAAAGGGCCTTAAGAGAATTAGGGGTAAATGGAAATTTCATAAAAGTCTCCGGTTCAGGGCTTAAACTCTTTGAAATAGCGGAGATAGCAGCTCAATCATCATCAAGAGTAGTCATACTCACTGACTTTGATCGCAAGGGAAATCAGCTTGCTAAAAGATTATCAGAGGATATTCAAAGCCTCGGTTCTCATCCAGACCTCCGATTCAGGAACACTCTGATGGGAATTACCCGTCGTTTTATTAAGGATATCGAGAGCCTCCCTCGGCACCTGGAACAACTTGAACTTGAAGAAAACCCATCTGGTGGGCAATGGTATTACTATCATTAA
- a CDS encoding DUF211 domain-containing protein has product MAKGLIRIVLDILKPHEPTLPYFAKFLSEVNGVEGVNITLMEIDKETENIKVTMQGNDLNFEEITKAIEQYGGSIHSVDEVVAGRTMVEEVTTPQD; this is encoded by the coding sequence TTGGCAAAAGGTCTTATTAGAATAGTTTTAGACATATTAAAACCACACGAACCCACCTTACCCTATTTCGCTAAATTTTTGAGCGAAGTTAATGGTGTGGAAGGGGTTAATATTACCCTCATGGAAATTGACAAGGAAACTGAAAACATCAAGGTTACCATGCAGGGCAACGACCTGAACTTCGAGGAAATAACCAAGGCCATTGAACAGTACGGTGGTTCTATACACAGTGTGGATGAAGTAGTAGCTGGTAGAACCATGGTCGAAGAAGTGACCACTCCTCAGGACTGA
- a CDS encoding RraA family protein — MAKKVGFSPESLLKQFSPKKVKDADLSLENLGLTTSQISDALKNLTGEYGVVPGVKPIKDNLKVSGRIITVKTQQDDWGTSLKAVETSSKGDIIFIACDGDEVGVWGEMFSKYAQEKGVQSTVVYGAMRDVEAVRELDYPVFSRSIVPHAGTPRAEGEINIPIECGEVTVKTGDWIFGDDCGVVVIQAEILDPVIQESLKIKKTEEEILHQIAEGKSLSDILGIK; from the coding sequence ATGGCTAAAAAAGTGGGGTTTTCCCCTGAATCTTTATTAAAACAATTTTCACCTAAAAAAGTAAAGGATGCCGATCTTAGTCTTGAAAATCTGGGGCTTACCACTTCCCAGATTTCCGATGCACTGAAAAATTTAACCGGGGAATACGGAGTTGTTCCTGGTGTAAAACCCATCAAGGATAACCTAAAGGTAAGTGGAAGGATTATCACAGTTAAAACCCAACAAGATGATTGGGGAACTTCTCTAAAAGCTGTGGAAACCTCCAGTAAAGGGGATATTATTTTCATAGCTTGTGATGGAGACGAAGTTGGAGTCTGGGGTGAAATGTTCAGCAAGTACGCCCAGGAGAAGGGTGTGCAATCCACGGTGGTCTACGGTGCCATGCGCGATGTGGAAGCAGTAAGAGAACTTGATTATCCTGTTTTTTCCCGTTCCATAGTTCCACACGCCGGAACTCCCCGAGCTGAAGGAGAAATAAATATTCCGATAGAATGTGGGGAAGTTACAGTTAAAACTGGAGACTGGATTTTCGGTGATGACTGTGGAGTAGTGGTGATCCAAGCAGAGATTCTGGACCCGGTAATCCAGGAGTCCCTTAAAATTAAAAAGACTGAAGAGGAAATACTTCACCAGATTGCAGAAGGAAAATCATTATCTGATATATTGGGTATTAAATAA
- a CDS encoding UPF0104 family protein, with product MQDTYAIIKEHKWKILATFAVAAFLIFLMTFLIGFDDVLATLKTAKWDWIAINFLLEAGITLVWAWRWKLILDVVDTSPKFTTMVGMLLASLFGNNVTPSAAGGEPLRAYLLWEVERTPFEIGFATSTADRVFEFLPFVLISLIAALFLLSWNIPLLTRILVIIMIIASLLIFGILIYAGFRREVTQRVIISIAQSIYPTVIRLTKKDISFNEIREKIIFYINRFSTGFITALQDRKVFVIAFILSFAMWGFDMLRMYICFGALGVYPPLLPLVIIYTIGILISLLPLLPGAWGIREGTLIGLFAVVGVSADVVLAASLIDRLASYVVPTILGAIAALYYGRKVKNRSVNLPSTDA from the coding sequence ATGCAGGACACATACGCCATTATTAAGGAACATAAATGGAAGATTCTAGCCACCTTTGCCGTGGCTGCCTTTTTGATTTTCCTCATGACTTTCCTTATTGGCTTTGATGATGTTCTCGCAACTTTAAAGACAGCTAAATGGGATTGGATTGCCATTAACTTCCTCCTAGAAGCTGGTATAACCTTGGTATGGGCATGGAGATGGAAGTTGATCCTGGATGTGGTGGATACCTCACCTAAATTTACCACCATGGTAGGTATGCTTTTAGCCAGCCTGTTCGGCAACAATGTCACTCCCAGTGCGGCCGGAGGAGAACCTTTGCGTGCCTATCTTCTGTGGGAAGTGGAAAGAACACCATTTGAAATTGGATTTGCGACCTCCACTGCCGACCGGGTATTCGAGTTTCTTCCCTTTGTTCTGATATCTCTGATTGCTGCTCTGTTCCTACTAAGTTGGAATATACCCCTCTTGACCCGAATATTAGTTATTATCATGATCATTGCCTCCCTTTTAATATTCGGAATACTTATATACGCAGGATTTAGAAGGGAAGTGACTCAAAGGGTTATTATATCCATTGCCCAATCAATCTACCCCACGGTGATTCGCCTTACCAAAAAAGACATTTCCTTCAATGAGATCCGGGAAAAAATAATTTTCTATATCAACCGGTTTTCAACTGGTTTCATCACTGCCCTCCAGGATCGCAAGGTGTTTGTAATTGCCTTCATCCTATCCTTTGCCATGTGGGGCTTCGACATGTTGAGGATGTATATATGCTTCGGGGCTTTGGGAGTTTACCCCCCTTTACTACCTTTAGTGATAATTTACACCATTGGAATTCTTATTAGCCTTTTACCTCTGCTTCCCGGAGCCTGGGGAATCAGAGAAGGAACTTTAATCGGCCTTTTTGCCGTGGTTGGTGTTTCAGCTGATGTGGTGCTGGCAGCCAGCTTAATAGATCGTTTAGCCAGTTATGTTGTCCCCACCATACTAGGTGCTATTGCTGCACTCTACTACGGACGTAAAGTTAAAAATAGAAGTGTTAACTTACCATCAACCGATGCTTAG
- a CDS encoding H/ACA ribonucleoprotein complex subunit GAR1 translates to MKKLGKILHLSNRGRIILRSHQTPALGLSVFNSRNKKVGFIHDVFGPTKDPFISVKILASKSKKSENRVGETLYVPEQAKKKWGRRKRSKN, encoded by the coding sequence ATGAAGAAACTTGGAAAAATACTGCATCTGTCTAATCGTGGGCGAATTATACTCAGATCACACCAAACACCTGCTTTAGGATTATCTGTTTTTAACTCTCGTAACAAGAAAGTGGGTTTTATTCACGATGTCTTTGGGCCCACCAAGGATCCCTTCATCTCCGTGAAGATCCTTGCATCAAAGTCTAAAAAGTCTGAAAACCGAGTTGGAGAGACACTTTATGTGCCTGAACAAGCCAAGAAGAAATGGGGGCGACGAAAACGAAGCAAGAATTAG
- a CDS encoding transcription initiation factor IIB gives MKQDMSEIEKIETRCPECQSEKLINDHERGEIVCGSCGLVIDDNLVDMGPEWRAFDHEQRDKRTRVGAPITYTIHDKGLSTMIDWRNKDIYGRDIPARNRAQWYRLRKWQRKIRISGATERNLAFALSELDRDSSRLGLPRSVREAASVVYRNAVENKLIRGRSIEGVVAASLYAACRRCNVPRTLDEIAEVSRVSKKEVGRTYRFLTRELNIKLPPTSPVDYVPRFASELNLSGEVQSKAIEIIEKAMEKGLTSGRGPTGVAAAALYIASVLLGERKTQRDVADIAGVTEVTIRNRYKELTEQLDMGVTL, from the coding sequence ATGAAGCAGGATATGTCTGAGATTGAAAAAATCGAGACCAGATGTCCTGAATGTCAATCTGAAAAACTCATAAATGATCATGAACGAGGAGAAATTGTCTGCGGCTCCTGCGGTCTGGTTATTGATGACAACCTGGTGGACATGGGTCCGGAATGGAGGGCCTTTGACCACGAACAAAGGGATAAAAGGACCCGTGTAGGTGCACCTATTACCTACACTATCCACGATAAGGGTCTTTCCACCATGATCGACTGGAGAAACAAGGATATTTACGGTCGTGACATCCCCGCCAGGAACCGAGCCCAGTGGTACCGGCTCCGTAAATGGCAGAGGAAAATCCGTATTTCCGGTGCAACCGAACGTAACCTGGCCTTTGCCCTCTCGGAACTGGATCGTGATTCATCCCGATTGGGACTTCCCCGTAGTGTTAGGGAAGCAGCATCAGTAGTTTACCGTAACGCAGTGGAAAACAAACTCATCAGAGGAAGAAGCATTGAAGGAGTGGTTGCAGCATCACTTTACGCTGCCTGCCGACGTTGCAATGTTCCCCGAACTCTGGATGAAATTGCCGAAGTATCCAGGGTAAGTAAGAAAGAAGTGGGTAGAACCTACCGTTTCCTTACCAGGGAACTGAACATCAAGTTACCACCTACCAGTCCCGTGGATTACGTGCCTCGCTTTGCCAGTGAATTGAACCTCTCAGGAGAAGTCCAGTCCAAAGCCATAGAGATCATTGAAAAAGCAATGGAAAAAGGTTTAACCTCGGGAAGAGGACCTACCGGAGTTGCTGCCGCTGCCCTGTACATCGCTTCAGTGTTACTCGGTGAGAGAAAAACCCAGCGTGATGTGGCAGATATTGCAGGAGTTACCGAAGTTACCATCCGTAACCGATACAAGGAACTCACAGAACAATTAGACATGGGTGTTACACTCTAA
- a CDS encoding YwbE family protein, translating to MNHKTGKNRKDVKIGSEVYIVLKKDQRTGKRTKGIVKDLLTRSSFHPHGIKVRLEDGKVGRVQEIIK from the coding sequence ATGAATCACAAGACCGGTAAAAACAGGAAAGATGTAAAAATAGGATCAGAAGTTTACATTGTACTTAAAAAGGATCAACGCACTGGGAAACGAACTAAAGGAATAGTTAAAGACTTATTAACCCGTTCTTCATTTCACCCCCATGGAATCAAGGTGAGACTTGAAGATGGGAAAGTGGGAAGGGTTCAGGAAATAATCAAATAA
- a CDS encoding phage holin family protein, which produces MDNGEKQSSEWYNKVQDHSRFYWLGRTLVMWFGGFLGFIIIDHLALGLYFDDWVTAFLAAGLVGILNAIFWPILARILLPFMVFTVGIGALLLNALLIWVASDLMGGFTIEGPALILTPIAMAAVTAVLSAILTIDDDATYYRNVIRKIKKGKIKFQDKPGVIFLEIDGLAFNILNEAIEKGNMPTLKKWLEQDTHKVVPWETDLSSQTGASQAGILHGNNSDIPAFRWVEKDKNNKIMVSTGLSDAPLIEERISDGNGLLACHGASRTNLFSGDASDVIFTYSQLKNLGRFYTRAWYYVYSYPSNFARIVALFLWDVLLDFSSQLVHWIKNIQPRIKRGFIYPFVRAGANVFLREVTTAVVIGDMLEGKVDVAYVTYLGYDEIAHHSGTRDWDAFHALKKLDMQFHRLDTARKYAPRPYHLVVQSDHGQTNGATFLQRYGVSLEDVVRELMPPETRIYSELSSNEDHFGQAIQNPLEDSKSYIKGKGDKVANESKYIFDTTVKKVDEAPLVRGKILDYLQRHQIGEMPHSKDVSSEDAQVIVLASGNLGLIYLTEYPERLTFEQIRTLYPDLIPGLVQHEGVGFVMVNSTEHGPMVMGKEGIHYLQDGTIEGEDPLALFGSRAPEHLRRTNSFKYTPDILVNSFYDSENNEVAAFEELVGSHGGMGGEQTQPFIIYPSEWDMGFEEIVGAEKLHKMLKKQLKHLEI; this is translated from the coding sequence ATGGATAATGGGGAAAAACAGTCATCAGAGTGGTACAACAAGGTTCAGGATCATTCTAGATTCTACTGGTTGGGACGGACCCTGGTTATGTGGTTCGGTGGATTTTTAGGGTTCATAATCATAGACCATCTCGCACTGGGCCTGTATTTTGATGATTGGGTCACGGCCTTTCTGGCTGCGGGACTGGTGGGGATTTTAAATGCCATTTTCTGGCCAATCTTAGCCCGAATATTGTTGCCCTTCATGGTATTTACCGTGGGGATAGGTGCTTTACTTTTGAATGCCCTTCTAATATGGGTAGCCAGTGATTTGATGGGAGGATTCACAATTGAAGGCCCGGCCTTAATACTGACCCCCATTGCCATGGCCGCAGTTACTGCCGTGTTATCTGCTATTTTAACCATTGATGATGATGCCACCTACTACCGGAATGTTATTCGGAAAATAAAAAAAGGAAAAATCAAATTCCAGGATAAACCAGGAGTCATATTCCTGGAAATAGATGGTCTTGCCTTTAATATTCTAAATGAAGCCATAGAAAAGGGAAACATGCCCACCCTTAAAAAGTGGTTGGAACAGGACACCCATAAAGTGGTACCTTGGGAAACTGACCTGTCCAGTCAAACTGGTGCCAGCCAGGCCGGGATACTCCATGGGAATAACAGTGACATCCCGGCATTTAGATGGGTGGAAAAGGATAAAAACAACAAAATAATGGTTTCCACCGGTCTGTCCGATGCACCCTTAATTGAAGAAAGAATATCTGATGGGAATGGACTTTTAGCCTGTCACGGTGCCAGCCGAACCAATTTATTCTCTGGTGATGCCAGTGATGTTATTTTCACTTACAGTCAGCTTAAAAACCTGGGAAGATTTTACACCAGGGCCTGGTACTATGTATATTCCTATCCGTCAAATTTCGCCCGTATAGTGGCTTTATTCCTGTGGGACGTTCTGTTAGATTTTTCATCCCAACTGGTGCACTGGATAAAAAACATCCAGCCCCGTATAAAACGAGGATTTATCTACCCCTTTGTAAGGGCTGGAGCTAACGTATTTTTAAGGGAAGTAACCACTGCGGTGGTTATCGGGGACATGCTGGAGGGTAAAGTTGATGTGGCCTATGTAACTTACCTGGGTTATGATGAAATAGCCCACCACTCCGGAACTCGAGATTGGGATGCTTTTCATGCCCTTAAAAAATTGGATATGCAGTTTCATCGTCTGGATACTGCTCGAAAGTACGCACCACGCCCCTATCACTTGGTGGTACAGTCTGATCATGGTCAAACCAATGGAGCCACTTTCCTGCAGCGCTACGGAGTGAGTCTGGAGGACGTTGTCCGCGAATTGATGCCTCCTGAAACCCGTATCTACAGTGAACTCTCCTCCAACGAGGACCACTTTGGCCAGGCCATCCAGAATCCCCTGGAAGATAGTAAAAGTTATATAAAGGGGAAAGGGGATAAGGTGGCCAATGAAAGTAAGTATATTTTCGATACCACGGTTAAAAAGGTTGATGAAGCTCCCCTGGTCCGGGGGAAAATATTAGATTACCTGCAGCGCCACCAGATTGGAGAAATGCCCCATAGTAAGGATGTTTCCTCCGAGGATGCCCAAGTAATCGTGCTGGCCTCGGGCAACCTGGGCTTGATCTACCTTACGGAATACCCGGAAAGATTGACCTTTGAACAAATAAGAACCCTTTATCCAGATCTCATCCCCGGACTGGTTCAACATGAAGGAGTGGGATTTGTGATGGTTAATTCTACAGAACACGGACCAATGGTCATGGGAAAAGAAGGAATCCACTACCTCCAGGACGGTACCATTGAAGGAGAAGATCCTTTAGCTTTATTTGGATCAAGAGCTCCGGAACATCTCCGGCGAACCAACAGTTTTAAATACACTCCGGATATTCTGGTCAACAGTTTCTATGACTCAGAAAATAATGAAGTAGCTGCCTTTGAAGAATTGGTTGGTAGCCATGGTGGTATGGGAGGTGAACAAACCCAGCCATTCATTATTTATCCATCAGAGTGGGATATGGGTTTTGAGGAAATTGTGGGTGCGGAAAAATTGCATAAAATGTTAAAAAAACAGTTAAAACATCTTGAAATATGA